A single Meles meles chromosome 20, mMelMel3.1 paternal haplotype, whole genome shotgun sequence DNA region contains:
- the APBA3 gene encoding amyloid-beta A4 precursor protein-binding family A member 3: MEFLTASQSPAGPPAMDLEEPRDTLSPSQDLPTSCQWDPVPRRSGSLGQMDLDGPSIEDLVPQFEALPGDLVGLSPDGPPCPLHVATGHGLASGDIADGHGLLSAEAGRDDLLSLLHCQECPPSQSCPKEPPDPAPRPLQPPEDPDGDTSAPEWAEGASAEQGGSRSSSSSPEPWLETVPLVAPEEPRASTQSPKTPVPFPALQEVPGPCDHEDLLDGVIFGAKYLGSTQLVSERNPPPSTRMAQAREAMDRVKAPDGETQPMTEVDLFVSTKRVKVLTADSQEAMMDHALQTISFVADIGSVLVLMARRRLARSPATRGPGHKLYRMLCHVFHAEDAQLIAQAIGQAFSVAYSQFLWESGLDPGQVGAQQSRAAGPGHLHNGDLDHFSNSENCREVCIEKRRGEGLGVALVESGWGSLLPTAVIANLLHGGPAERSGALSIGDRLTAINGTSLVGLPLAACQAAVREVKSQTSVTLSIIHCPPVTTAIIRRPHAREQLGFCVEDGIICSLLRGGIAERGGVRVGHRIIEINGHSVVATPHARIIELLTEAHTEVHIKTMPAATYRLLTGQEQPVYL, translated from the exons ATGGAATTCCTGACAGCTTCCCAGTCTCCTGCGGGCCCTCCAGCTATGGACTTGGAGGAGCCCAGGGACACACTTTCACCCTCTCAGGACCTCCCCACCAGCTGCCAGTGGGACCCCGTGCCGAGACGCTCCGGCAGCCTGGGACAGATGGACCTCGATGGGCCAAGTATTGAGGACCTGGTACCTCAGTTTGAGGCTCTGCCTGGTGATCTGGTGGGCTTGTCCCCGGATGGACCTCCCTGCCCTTTGCACGTGGCCACGGGCCACGGCCTGGCCTCTGGGGACATTGCGGATGGCCATGGGCTCTTGTCTGCCGAGGCCGGCCGGGACGACCTGCTGAGCCTTTTGCACTGCCAGGAATGCCCTCCTTCCCAGTCTTGTCCCAAGGAGCCTCCGGACCCTGCCCCTCGCCCGCTGCAGCCCCCTGAGGACCCAGACGGAGATACCAGCGCCCCGGAATGGGCGGAGGGAGCTTCTGCCGAGCAGGGGGGCAGCAGGAGCTCCAGCAGCTCCCCGGAACCCTGGCTGGAGACGGTTCCTCTGGTTGCTCCCGAAGAACCACGTGCCAGTACCCAG AGCCCCAAGACCCCGGTGCcattccctgccctccaggagg TCCCTGGTCCCTGTGACCACGAAGACCTCCTAGACGGTGTCATATTTGGGGCCAAATACTTGGGCTCCACCCAGCTGGTGTCCGAGCGGAACCCGCCCCCCAGCACACGCATGGCCCAGGCCCGCGAGGCGATGGACCGTGTCAAG gcCCCCGACGGGGAGACCCAGCCCATGACGGAAGTGGACCTCTTCGTGTCCACCAAGAGGGTCAAGGTTCTGACGGCCGACTCCCAG gaggCCATGATGGACCACGCGCTGCAGACCATCTCGTTCGTCGCCGACATCGGCAGCGTGCTGGTGCTCATGGCGCGGCGGCGGCTGGCCCGGAGCCCGGCGACCCGGGGCCCCGGCCACAAGCTCTACAGGATGCTCTGTCACGTGTTCCACGCCGAAGAC GCGCAGCTCATCGCTCAGGCCATCGGCCAGGCCTTCTCCGTGGCCTACAGCCAGTTCCTCTGGGAAAGCGGCCTTGACCCCGGCCAGGTGGGCGCCCAGCAGAGCCGGGCCGCGGGCCCCGGCCACCTCCACAACGGGGACCTCGACCACTTCTCCAACAGCGAGAACTGCAGGGAG GTGTGCATCGAGAAGCGCCGGGGCGAGGGCCTGGGCGTGGCCCTGGTGGAGTCGGGCTGGGGTTCCCTGCTGCCCACGGCCGTCATCGCCAACCTGCTGCACGGGGGCCCCGCCGAGCGCTCAGGGGCCCTCAGCATTGGGGACCGCCTCACTGCCATCAACGGGACCAGCCTGGTGGGGCTGCCCTTGGCCGCCTGCCAGGCCGCTGTCCGT GAGGTCAAGTCACAGACCTCGGTGACCCTCAGCATCATCCATTGCCCGCCGGTCACCACCGCCATCATCCGCCGGCCACACGCCCGCGAGCAGCTGGGCTTCTGCGTGGAGGACGGCATC ATCTGCAGTCTGCTCCGGGGCGGGATCGCGGAGCGTGGGGGCGTGCGCGTGGGGCACCGCATCATCGAGATCAACGGGCACAGCGTGGTGGCCACGCCGCACGCCCGCATCATCGAGCTGCTCACGGAGGCCCACACGGAG GTCCACATCAAAACGATGCCAGCCGCCACCTACCGCCTGCTCACCGGCCAGGAGCAGCCCGTGTACCTGTGA
- the MRPL54 gene encoding 39S ribosomal protein L54, mitochondrial produces the protein MAARRLFGATWTWTGWRTRELPVPAEPGRLLIRGYAKRPVMKGGKGGKGGVASEALKDPDVCTDPVRLTTHAMGVNIYKEGQDVVLKPDAEYPEWLFQMNVGPPKKLEELDPETREYWRLLRKHNIWRHNRLSKNRQF, from the exons ATGGCAGCCAGACGCCTCTTTGGGGCTACGTGGACCTGGACCGGCTGGCGGACCCGGGAGCTCCCGGTCCCTGCCGAGCCTGGAAGACTCCTCATACGGGGCTATGCCAAGAGACCGG TCATGAAGGGGGGCAAAGGCGGCAAAGGCGGTGTGGCCAGTGAGGCCCTGAAGGACCCAGACGTGTGCACAGACCCTGTCCGACTCACCACCCATGCCATGGGTGTCAACATCTACAAGGAGGGCCAGGACGTGGTCCTGAAGCCAGACGCAGAGTACCCTGAGTG GCTGTTCCAGATGAACGTGGGTCCCCCCAAGAAGCTGGAGGAGCTGGACCCCGAGACTCGGGAGTACTGGCGGCTGCTGCGGAAACACAACATCTGGCGTCACAACCGCCTGAGCAAGAACCGGCAGTTCTAG
- the TJP3 gene encoding tight junction protein ZO-3 isoform X2 gives MEELTIWEQHTATLCKDPQRGFGFAISGGRDRPSGSVVVSDVLPGGPAEGRLRLGDHIVMVNGVSMESVTSAFAIQILKTCTKLANITVKRPRKIQLPATKTGPSGRGHRDSDEADHGRGYEGDTSSGSGHSWDERSRRPKAGRRSRAGSHGRRSPGASSEANGLALVSGFKRLPRQDVRMKPVKSVLVRRRESEEFGVTLGSQIFIKHITDSGLAARNRGLQEGDLILQINGVSSKNLSLSDTRRLIEQSEGTLTLLVLRDQGQFLVNIPPAVSDRNSDRNSDSSLLDDISDLGSELSQAPPSHVPPPPRHVQRSLDASQTDSPEESPPPQRENSVDSRTVSEPDSPRPSSYDIYRVSSSQSVEDRGYSPDSRVVRFPKGTTIGLRLAGGNDVGIFVSGVQEGSPADGQGIQEGDQILQVNDVPFRNLTREEAVQFLLGLPPGEEVTLVTQRKQDIFRKMVQSRVGDSFYIRTHFELEASPPSGLGFTRGDVFHVLDTLYPGPGQSRARGGHWLAVRMGRDLREQERGIIPNQSRAEQLASLEEAQRAVGAGPGASGGSSARAEFWRLRGLRRGAKKTTHRSREDLSALTRQGHYPPYERVVLREASFKRPVVILGPVADIAMQKLTAEMPDQFEIADSILRTDRPSKIIKLDTVRVIAEKNKHALLDVTPSAIERLNYVQYYPIVVFCAPESRPALKALRQWLAPASRRSSRRLYAQARELQKHSEQLFTATIPLHGTSDGWYQELKAIIQEQQTRPIWTAEDQLDNSSEDNLELPHRGLADSSADLSCDSRVNSDYETDGEGYTDGEGGPHTDVDEGPPAPALARSSEPVLADEPQSLRDRGRASSPQGAQVDSHPHHGQRRQDSVRTYGREALKKKFTRARDMESSDEDGYDWGPATDL, from the exons ATGGAGGAGCTGACCATTTGGGAACAGCACACGGCCACGCTCTGCAAG GACCCCCAGCGAGGCTTTGGCTTTGCGATCTCTGGCGGCCGAGACCGGCCCAGTGGGTCCGTGGTTGTGTCTGATGTGCTGCCCGGGGGACCAGCGGAGGGCAGACTGCG GTTGGGGGACCACATCGTCATGGTGAATGGGGTCTCCATGGAGAGCGTCACGTCTGCCTTTGCTATTCAGATACTCAAGACCTGCACCAAGTTGGCCAACATT ACGGTGAAGCGTCCCCGGAAGATCCAGCTGCCCGCCACCAAGACCGGCCCCTCTGGCCGGGGCCATCGGGACTCCGACGAGGCTGACCACGGCCGGGGCTATGAAGGGGACACGTCCAGTGGCTCCGGCCACTCCTGGGACGAGCGCTCGCGCCGGCCAAAGGCCGGCCGCCGGAGCCGGGCTGGCAGCCACGGGCGCAGGAGCCCCGGGGCGAGCTCTGAGGCCAACGGGCTGGCCCTGGTGTCTGGCTTCAAGCGGCTGCCGCGGCAGGACGTACGCATGAAGCCCGTGAAATCCGTGCTGGTGCGGAGGCGAGAGAGCGAAG AGTTCGGGGTCACCCTGGGCAGTCAGATCTTCATCAAGCACATCACCGATTCGGGCCTGGCCGCCAGGAACCGTGGGCTGCAGGAAGGTGACCTCATCCTACAG ATCAATGGTGTATCCAGCAAGAACCTGTCTCTGAGCGACACGCGGCGGTTGATAGAGCAGTCAGAAGGGACGCTGACTCTCCTGGTGCTCAGGGACCAAGGGCAGTTCCTGGTGAACATCCCACCGGCCGTCAGTGACAGGAACAGCGACAGGAACAGCGACAGctccctcctggacg ACATCTCGGACCTTGGCTCGGAGCTGTCCCAGGCGCCGCCCTCCCATGTCCCACCGCCACCCCGGCACGTGCAACGGAGTTTGGACGCCAGCCAAACCGACTCCCCCGA GGAAAGCCCCCCACCTCAGCGGGAAAATTCGGTGGATTCCAGAACCGTCTCGGAACCAG ACTCCCCGAGGCCAAGTAGCTACGACATCTACAGGGTGTCCAGCAGCCAGAGCGTGGAGGACCGCGG gtACAGCCCCGACTCCAGGGTGGTCCGCTTTCCCAAGGGCACAACCATCGGGCTACGGCTGGCTGGGGGCAATGACGTGGGCATCTTCGTGTCGGGGGTGCAGGAGGGCAGCCCGGCTGACGGGCAGGGCATCCAGGAGGGAGATCAGATTCTGCAG GTGAACGATGTGCCATTCCGGAACCTGACCCGGGAGGAGGCCGTGCAGTTCCTGCTGGGGCTGCCACCGGGCGAGGAGGTGACGCTGGTGACACAGCGGAAGCAGgaca TCTTCCGGAAAATGGTGCAGTCCCGCGTGGGCGACTCTTTCTACATCCGCACGCACTTCGAGCTGGAGGCCAGCCCGCCGTCGGGCCTGGGCTTCACCCGCGGGGACGTCTTCCACGTGCTGGACACGCTGTACCCCGGCCCTGGGCAGAGCCGCGCCCGCGGGGGCCACTGGCTGGCGGTGCGCATGGGGCGCGACCTCCGGGAGCAGGAGCGGGGCATCATCCCCAACCAGAGCAG GGCGGAGCAGCTGGCCAGTCTGGAGGAGGCCCAGCGCGCCGtgggggccgggccgggggccTCCGGGGGCTCCAGCGCGCGGGCCGAGTTCTGGCGGCTGCGGGGCCTTCGGCGCGGAGCCAAGAAGACCACCCATCGGAGCCGTGAGGATCTGTCTGCTCTGACCAGGCAGGGGCACTACCCGCCCTACGAACGCGTGGTGCTGCGAGAAG CCAGCTTCAAGCGCCCGGTGGTGATCCTGGGGCCCGTGGCGGACATCGCGATGCAGAAGTTGACTGCTGAGATGCCTGACCAGTTCGAAATCGCAG ACAGTATCTTGAGGACGGACAGACCTTCCAAGATCATCAAGCTGGACACCGTGCGCGTGATCGCGGAGAAA AACAAGCATGCGCTCTTGGATGTGACGCCGTCGGCGATCGAACGCCTCAACTACGTGCAGTACTACCCCATCGTGGTCTTCTGCGCCCCCGAGAGCCGCCCGGCCCTCAAGGCCCTGCGCCAGTGGCTGGCGCCCGCGTCCCGCCGCAGCTCCCGCCGCCTCTACGCGCAAGCCCGGGAGCTGCAGAAGCACAGCGAGCAGCTCTTCACGG CCACCATCCCCCTGCACGGCACGAGTGACGGCTGGTACCAGGAGCTCAAGGCCATCATCCAGGAGCAGCAGACCCGGCCCATCTGGACCGCGGAGGACCAG CTGGACAACTCCTCGGAGGACAACCTGGAGCTCCCGCACCGCGGCCTGGCGGACAGCTCTGCGGATCTGAGCTGTGACAGCCGGGTCAACAGCGACTATGAGACAGACGGCGAGGGCTACACAGACGGCGAGGGCGGGCCCCACACGGACGTGGACGAGGGTCCCCCAGCGCCAGCTCTGGCCCGGTCCTCGGAGCCCGTTCTGGCGGATGAGCCCCAGAGCCTGCGGGATCGTGGGAGAGCCTCcagtccccaaggggcccag GTGGACAGCCACCCCCACCACGGTCAAAGGCGACAGGACAGCGTGCG GACATACGGGCGGGAAGCCCTGAAGAAAAAGTTTACAAGAGCTCGAGATATGGAATCCTCTGATGAAGACGGCTATGACTGGGGTCCGGCCACTGACCTGTGA
- the TJP3 gene encoding tight junction protein ZO-3 isoform X1 — protein sequence MAVRFQVLAMEELTIWEQHTATLCKDPQRGFGFAISGGRDRPSGSVVVSDVLPGGPAEGRLRLGDHIVMVNGVSMESVTSAFAIQILKTCTKLANITVKRPRKIQLPATKTGPSGRGHRDSDEADHGRGYEGDTSSGSGHSWDERSRRPKAGRRSRAGSHGRRSPGASSEANGLALVSGFKRLPRQDVRMKPVKSVLVRRRESEEFGVTLGSQIFIKHITDSGLAARNRGLQEGDLILQINGVSSKNLSLSDTRRLIEQSEGTLTLLVLRDQGQFLVNIPPAVSDRNSDRNSDSSLLDDISDLGSELSQAPPSHVPPPPRHVQRSLDASQTDSPEESPPPQRENSVDSRTVSEPDSPRPSSYDIYRVSSSQSVEDRGYSPDSRVVRFPKGTTIGLRLAGGNDVGIFVSGVQEGSPADGQGIQEGDQILQVNDVPFRNLTREEAVQFLLGLPPGEEVTLVTQRKQDIFRKMVQSRVGDSFYIRTHFELEASPPSGLGFTRGDVFHVLDTLYPGPGQSRARGGHWLAVRMGRDLREQERGIIPNQSRAEQLASLEEAQRAVGAGPGASGGSSARAEFWRLRGLRRGAKKTTHRSREDLSALTRQGHYPPYERVVLREASFKRPVVILGPVADIAMQKLTAEMPDQFEIADSILRTDRPSKIIKLDTVRVIAEKNKHALLDVTPSAIERLNYVQYYPIVVFCAPESRPALKALRQWLAPASRRSSRRLYAQARELQKHSEQLFTATIPLHGTSDGWYQELKAIIQEQQTRPIWTAEDQLDNSSEDNLELPHRGLADSSADLSCDSRVNSDYETDGEGYTDGEGGPHTDVDEGPPAPALARSSEPVLADEPQSLRDRGRASSPQGAQVDSHPHHGQRRQDSVRTYGREALKKKFTRARDMESSDEDGYDWGPATDL from the exons ATGGCCGTGAGATTCCAG GTGTTGGCCATGGAGGAGCTGACCATTTGGGAACAGCACACGGCCACGCTCTGCAAG GACCCCCAGCGAGGCTTTGGCTTTGCGATCTCTGGCGGCCGAGACCGGCCCAGTGGGTCCGTGGTTGTGTCTGATGTGCTGCCCGGGGGACCAGCGGAGGGCAGACTGCG GTTGGGGGACCACATCGTCATGGTGAATGGGGTCTCCATGGAGAGCGTCACGTCTGCCTTTGCTATTCAGATACTCAAGACCTGCACCAAGTTGGCCAACATT ACGGTGAAGCGTCCCCGGAAGATCCAGCTGCCCGCCACCAAGACCGGCCCCTCTGGCCGGGGCCATCGGGACTCCGACGAGGCTGACCACGGCCGGGGCTATGAAGGGGACACGTCCAGTGGCTCCGGCCACTCCTGGGACGAGCGCTCGCGCCGGCCAAAGGCCGGCCGCCGGAGCCGGGCTGGCAGCCACGGGCGCAGGAGCCCCGGGGCGAGCTCTGAGGCCAACGGGCTGGCCCTGGTGTCTGGCTTCAAGCGGCTGCCGCGGCAGGACGTACGCATGAAGCCCGTGAAATCCGTGCTGGTGCGGAGGCGAGAGAGCGAAG AGTTCGGGGTCACCCTGGGCAGTCAGATCTTCATCAAGCACATCACCGATTCGGGCCTGGCCGCCAGGAACCGTGGGCTGCAGGAAGGTGACCTCATCCTACAG ATCAATGGTGTATCCAGCAAGAACCTGTCTCTGAGCGACACGCGGCGGTTGATAGAGCAGTCAGAAGGGACGCTGACTCTCCTGGTGCTCAGGGACCAAGGGCAGTTCCTGGTGAACATCCCACCGGCCGTCAGTGACAGGAACAGCGACAGGAACAGCGACAGctccctcctggacg ACATCTCGGACCTTGGCTCGGAGCTGTCCCAGGCGCCGCCCTCCCATGTCCCACCGCCACCCCGGCACGTGCAACGGAGTTTGGACGCCAGCCAAACCGACTCCCCCGA GGAAAGCCCCCCACCTCAGCGGGAAAATTCGGTGGATTCCAGAACCGTCTCGGAACCAG ACTCCCCGAGGCCAAGTAGCTACGACATCTACAGGGTGTCCAGCAGCCAGAGCGTGGAGGACCGCGG gtACAGCCCCGACTCCAGGGTGGTCCGCTTTCCCAAGGGCACAACCATCGGGCTACGGCTGGCTGGGGGCAATGACGTGGGCATCTTCGTGTCGGGGGTGCAGGAGGGCAGCCCGGCTGACGGGCAGGGCATCCAGGAGGGAGATCAGATTCTGCAG GTGAACGATGTGCCATTCCGGAACCTGACCCGGGAGGAGGCCGTGCAGTTCCTGCTGGGGCTGCCACCGGGCGAGGAGGTGACGCTGGTGACACAGCGGAAGCAGgaca TCTTCCGGAAAATGGTGCAGTCCCGCGTGGGCGACTCTTTCTACATCCGCACGCACTTCGAGCTGGAGGCCAGCCCGCCGTCGGGCCTGGGCTTCACCCGCGGGGACGTCTTCCACGTGCTGGACACGCTGTACCCCGGCCCTGGGCAGAGCCGCGCCCGCGGGGGCCACTGGCTGGCGGTGCGCATGGGGCGCGACCTCCGGGAGCAGGAGCGGGGCATCATCCCCAACCAGAGCAG GGCGGAGCAGCTGGCCAGTCTGGAGGAGGCCCAGCGCGCCGtgggggccgggccgggggccTCCGGGGGCTCCAGCGCGCGGGCCGAGTTCTGGCGGCTGCGGGGCCTTCGGCGCGGAGCCAAGAAGACCACCCATCGGAGCCGTGAGGATCTGTCTGCTCTGACCAGGCAGGGGCACTACCCGCCCTACGAACGCGTGGTGCTGCGAGAAG CCAGCTTCAAGCGCCCGGTGGTGATCCTGGGGCCCGTGGCGGACATCGCGATGCAGAAGTTGACTGCTGAGATGCCTGACCAGTTCGAAATCGCAG ACAGTATCTTGAGGACGGACAGACCTTCCAAGATCATCAAGCTGGACACCGTGCGCGTGATCGCGGAGAAA AACAAGCATGCGCTCTTGGATGTGACGCCGTCGGCGATCGAACGCCTCAACTACGTGCAGTACTACCCCATCGTGGTCTTCTGCGCCCCCGAGAGCCGCCCGGCCCTCAAGGCCCTGCGCCAGTGGCTGGCGCCCGCGTCCCGCCGCAGCTCCCGCCGCCTCTACGCGCAAGCCCGGGAGCTGCAGAAGCACAGCGAGCAGCTCTTCACGG CCACCATCCCCCTGCACGGCACGAGTGACGGCTGGTACCAGGAGCTCAAGGCCATCATCCAGGAGCAGCAGACCCGGCCCATCTGGACCGCGGAGGACCAG CTGGACAACTCCTCGGAGGACAACCTGGAGCTCCCGCACCGCGGCCTGGCGGACAGCTCTGCGGATCTGAGCTGTGACAGCCGGGTCAACAGCGACTATGAGACAGACGGCGAGGGCTACACAGACGGCGAGGGCGGGCCCCACACGGACGTGGACGAGGGTCCCCCAGCGCCAGCTCTGGCCCGGTCCTCGGAGCCCGTTCTGGCGGATGAGCCCCAGAGCCTGCGGGATCGTGGGAGAGCCTCcagtccccaaggggcccag GTGGACAGCCACCCCCACCACGGTCAAAGGCGACAGGACAGCGTGCG GACATACGGGCGGGAAGCCCTGAAGAAAAAGTTTACAAGAGCTCGAGATATGGAATCCTCTGATGAAGACGGCTATGACTGGGGTCCGGCCACTGACCTGTGA
- the TJP3 gene encoding tight junction protein ZO-3 isoform X3, producing MDRRNEGLGDHIVMVNGVSMESVTSAFAIQILKTCTKLANITVKRPRKIQLPATKTGPSGRGHRDSDEADHGRGYEGDTSSGSGHSWDERSRRPKAGRRSRAGSHGRRSPGASSEANGLALVSGFKRLPRQDVRMKPVKSVLVRRRESEEFGVTLGSQIFIKHITDSGLAARNRGLQEGDLILQINGVSSKNLSLSDTRRLIEQSEGTLTLLVLRDQGQFLVNIPPAVSDRNSDRNSDSSLLDDISDLGSELSQAPPSHVPPPPRHVQRSLDASQTDSPEESPPPQRENSVDSRTVSEPDSPRPSSYDIYRVSSSQSVEDRGYSPDSRVVRFPKGTTIGLRLAGGNDVGIFVSGVQEGSPADGQGIQEGDQILQVNDVPFRNLTREEAVQFLLGLPPGEEVTLVTQRKQDIFRKMVQSRVGDSFYIRTHFELEASPPSGLGFTRGDVFHVLDTLYPGPGQSRARGGHWLAVRMGRDLREQERGIIPNQSRAEQLASLEEAQRAVGAGPGASGGSSARAEFWRLRGLRRGAKKTTHRSREDLSALTRQGHYPPYERVVLREASFKRPVVILGPVADIAMQKLTAEMPDQFEIADSILRTDRPSKIIKLDTVRVIAEKNKHALLDVTPSAIERLNYVQYYPIVVFCAPESRPALKALRQWLAPASRRSSRRLYAQARELQKHSEQLFTATIPLHGTSDGWYQELKAIIQEQQTRPIWTAEDQLDNSSEDNLELPHRGLADSSADLSCDSRVNSDYETDGEGYTDGEGGPHTDVDEGPPAPALARSSEPVLADEPQSLRDRGRASSPQGAQVDSHPHHGQRRQDSVRTYGREALKKKFTRARDMESSDEDGYDWGPATDL from the exons ATGGACAGAAGAAATGAGGG GTTGGGGGACCACATCGTCATGGTGAATGGGGTCTCCATGGAGAGCGTCACGTCTGCCTTTGCTATTCAGATACTCAAGACCTGCACCAAGTTGGCCAACATT ACGGTGAAGCGTCCCCGGAAGATCCAGCTGCCCGCCACCAAGACCGGCCCCTCTGGCCGGGGCCATCGGGACTCCGACGAGGCTGACCACGGCCGGGGCTATGAAGGGGACACGTCCAGTGGCTCCGGCCACTCCTGGGACGAGCGCTCGCGCCGGCCAAAGGCCGGCCGCCGGAGCCGGGCTGGCAGCCACGGGCGCAGGAGCCCCGGGGCGAGCTCTGAGGCCAACGGGCTGGCCCTGGTGTCTGGCTTCAAGCGGCTGCCGCGGCAGGACGTACGCATGAAGCCCGTGAAATCCGTGCTGGTGCGGAGGCGAGAGAGCGAAG AGTTCGGGGTCACCCTGGGCAGTCAGATCTTCATCAAGCACATCACCGATTCGGGCCTGGCCGCCAGGAACCGTGGGCTGCAGGAAGGTGACCTCATCCTACAG ATCAATGGTGTATCCAGCAAGAACCTGTCTCTGAGCGACACGCGGCGGTTGATAGAGCAGTCAGAAGGGACGCTGACTCTCCTGGTGCTCAGGGACCAAGGGCAGTTCCTGGTGAACATCCCACCGGCCGTCAGTGACAGGAACAGCGACAGGAACAGCGACAGctccctcctggacg ACATCTCGGACCTTGGCTCGGAGCTGTCCCAGGCGCCGCCCTCCCATGTCCCACCGCCACCCCGGCACGTGCAACGGAGTTTGGACGCCAGCCAAACCGACTCCCCCGA GGAAAGCCCCCCACCTCAGCGGGAAAATTCGGTGGATTCCAGAACCGTCTCGGAACCAG ACTCCCCGAGGCCAAGTAGCTACGACATCTACAGGGTGTCCAGCAGCCAGAGCGTGGAGGACCGCGG gtACAGCCCCGACTCCAGGGTGGTCCGCTTTCCCAAGGGCACAACCATCGGGCTACGGCTGGCTGGGGGCAATGACGTGGGCATCTTCGTGTCGGGGGTGCAGGAGGGCAGCCCGGCTGACGGGCAGGGCATCCAGGAGGGAGATCAGATTCTGCAG GTGAACGATGTGCCATTCCGGAACCTGACCCGGGAGGAGGCCGTGCAGTTCCTGCTGGGGCTGCCACCGGGCGAGGAGGTGACGCTGGTGACACAGCGGAAGCAGgaca TCTTCCGGAAAATGGTGCAGTCCCGCGTGGGCGACTCTTTCTACATCCGCACGCACTTCGAGCTGGAGGCCAGCCCGCCGTCGGGCCTGGGCTTCACCCGCGGGGACGTCTTCCACGTGCTGGACACGCTGTACCCCGGCCCTGGGCAGAGCCGCGCCCGCGGGGGCCACTGGCTGGCGGTGCGCATGGGGCGCGACCTCCGGGAGCAGGAGCGGGGCATCATCCCCAACCAGAGCAG GGCGGAGCAGCTGGCCAGTCTGGAGGAGGCCCAGCGCGCCGtgggggccgggccgggggccTCCGGGGGCTCCAGCGCGCGGGCCGAGTTCTGGCGGCTGCGGGGCCTTCGGCGCGGAGCCAAGAAGACCACCCATCGGAGCCGTGAGGATCTGTCTGCTCTGACCAGGCAGGGGCACTACCCGCCCTACGAACGCGTGGTGCTGCGAGAAG CCAGCTTCAAGCGCCCGGTGGTGATCCTGGGGCCCGTGGCGGACATCGCGATGCAGAAGTTGACTGCTGAGATGCCTGACCAGTTCGAAATCGCAG ACAGTATCTTGAGGACGGACAGACCTTCCAAGATCATCAAGCTGGACACCGTGCGCGTGATCGCGGAGAAA AACAAGCATGCGCTCTTGGATGTGACGCCGTCGGCGATCGAACGCCTCAACTACGTGCAGTACTACCCCATCGTGGTCTTCTGCGCCCCCGAGAGCCGCCCGGCCCTCAAGGCCCTGCGCCAGTGGCTGGCGCCCGCGTCCCGCCGCAGCTCCCGCCGCCTCTACGCGCAAGCCCGGGAGCTGCAGAAGCACAGCGAGCAGCTCTTCACGG CCACCATCCCCCTGCACGGCACGAGTGACGGCTGGTACCAGGAGCTCAAGGCCATCATCCAGGAGCAGCAGACCCGGCCCATCTGGACCGCGGAGGACCAG CTGGACAACTCCTCGGAGGACAACCTGGAGCTCCCGCACCGCGGCCTGGCGGACAGCTCTGCGGATCTGAGCTGTGACAGCCGGGTCAACAGCGACTATGAGACAGACGGCGAGGGCTACACAGACGGCGAGGGCGGGCCCCACACGGACGTGGACGAGGGTCCCCCAGCGCCAGCTCTGGCCCGGTCCTCGGAGCCCGTTCTGGCGGATGAGCCCCAGAGCCTGCGGGATCGTGGGAGAGCCTCcagtccccaaggggcccag GTGGACAGCCACCCCCACCACGGTCAAAGGCGACAGGACAGCGTGCG GACATACGGGCGGGAAGCCCTGAAGAAAAAGTTTACAAGAGCTCGAGATATGGAATCCTCTGATGAAGACGGCTATGACTGGGGTCCGGCCACTGACCTGTGA